One region of Streptomyces davaonensis JCM 4913 genomic DNA includes:
- a CDS encoding GcvT family protein produces MAGPRVVIIGAGVVGAALADEISARGWTEVTVVDQGPLPATGGSSSHAPGLVFQTNSSKTMTELARYTVEKFCSLDVDGKPCFLQVGGLEVATTPERLAELHRRHGWITAWGVESCILTADECVEQHPLVNRDKVLGGLLVPTDGLAKAVLAVEAQIRRATGRGVRFLPRHEVLDVLKADGEVTGVLTDQGELPADIVVCCAGIWGPRIARMAGMNLPLTPLAHQLAWTGPVPALAGQTQEAVRPILRHQDADLYYRDRFDGIGIGYYGHRPMPISADDILSVDEAAQMPSVLKFTEEDFEPAWAETQSLLPATQEAKVEEGINGLFSFTTDNFPLLGESPDVKGFWVAEAVWVTHSAGVGRAMAEWLVDGHCSSFDLHECDVNRFEPHQLAPEYVLARDCQNFVEVYDILHPLQPSGDPRPIRTSPFHARQQEHGAFFLEANGWERPHWYEANAPLVEGRSIPTPNDWAAQFWSPIVGAEAQATRETVAMYDMTALKRLEVSGPAAAEFLERLCTGKVAKSVGSVTYTLLLDHDGGIRSDITVARLARDVFQVGANGNLDLDWFTRHLPADGTVQVRDITPGTCCVGLWGPLARKVLQPLTDEDFSNEGLKYFRAKRAYVGSVPVTAMRLSYVGELGWELYTTADQGQKLWDTLWQAARPLGGVVAGRGAFNSLRLEKGYRSFGTDMTYEHDPYEAGVGFAVKLDKGDFIGKAALERRKSAVRRRLTCLTVDDPHSVVLGKEPVYDGDRAVGYVTSAAYGYTIGKGIAYAWLPTELTAPGTTVHIGYFDRRIEAVVAEEPLFDPTMSRLRG; encoded by the coding sequence ATGGCGGGACCCCGAGTGGTCATCATCGGAGCGGGAGTCGTGGGCGCGGCACTCGCGGACGAGATCTCCGCGCGAGGCTGGACCGAAGTGACCGTGGTCGACCAGGGTCCGCTCCCGGCCACCGGAGGATCCAGCTCGCACGCCCCGGGCCTGGTCTTCCAGACCAACTCCTCCAAGACCATGACCGAGTTGGCCCGCTACACGGTCGAGAAGTTCTGCTCCCTCGACGTCGACGGCAAGCCCTGCTTCCTCCAGGTCGGCGGCCTCGAAGTGGCGACCACGCCGGAGCGCCTGGCGGAACTGCACCGCCGCCACGGCTGGATCACCGCCTGGGGCGTCGAGTCCTGCATCCTGACCGCCGACGAATGCGTCGAGCAGCACCCGCTGGTGAACCGGGACAAGGTCCTCGGTGGTCTCCTGGTCCCGACCGACGGCCTCGCCAAGGCCGTACTCGCCGTAGAGGCGCAGATCCGCCGGGCCACCGGGCGCGGCGTCCGCTTCCTGCCCCGCCACGAGGTCCTCGACGTCCTGAAGGCCGACGGCGAGGTGACCGGCGTCCTGACCGACCAGGGCGAACTCCCCGCCGACATCGTCGTGTGCTGCGCCGGCATCTGGGGCCCGAGGATCGCCCGCATGGCGGGCATGAACCTGCCGCTGACCCCGCTCGCCCACCAACTCGCCTGGACCGGCCCCGTACCGGCCCTCGCCGGCCAGACGCAGGAGGCCGTCCGCCCGATCCTGCGCCACCAGGACGCCGATCTCTACTACCGCGACCGCTTCGACGGCATCGGCATCGGCTACTACGGCCACCGCCCGATGCCGATCTCCGCGGACGACATCCTCTCCGTGGACGAGGCGGCCCAGATGCCGTCCGTCCTGAAGTTCACCGAGGAGGACTTCGAGCCGGCCTGGGCCGAGACCCAGTCCCTGCTCCCCGCTACGCAGGAGGCGAAGGTCGAGGAGGGCATCAACGGCCTGTTCTCCTTCACCACCGACAACTTCCCGCTCCTCGGTGAGTCCCCGGACGTCAAGGGCTTCTGGGTCGCCGAGGCCGTCTGGGTCACCCACTCCGCGGGCGTCGGCCGGGCCATGGCCGAATGGCTGGTCGACGGCCACTGCTCGTCCTTCGACCTGCACGAGTGCGACGTCAACCGCTTCGAGCCGCACCAGCTGGCCCCGGAGTACGTCCTGGCCCGCGACTGCCAGAACTTCGTCGAGGTCTACGACATCCTCCACCCCCTCCAGCCGTCCGGCGACCCGCGCCCGATCCGCACCAGCCCCTTCCACGCCCGCCAGCAGGAGCACGGCGCCTTCTTCCTGGAGGCGAACGGCTGGGAGCGCCCGCACTGGTACGAGGCCAACGCGCCGCTGGTCGAGGGCCGTTCCATCCCCACCCCCAACGACTGGGCCGCGCAGTTCTGGTCGCCCATCGTCGGCGCGGAGGCCCAGGCCACCCGTGAGACCGTCGCGATGTACGACATGACCGCCCTCAAGCGCCTGGAGGTCAGCGGCCCCGCAGCCGCCGAGTTCCTGGAGCGCCTGTGCACCGGCAAGGTCGCCAAGTCCGTCGGCTCGGTCACGTACACGCTGCTGCTGGACCACGACGGCGGCATCCGCAGCGACATCACGGTGGCCCGCCTGGCGCGTGATGTGTTCCAGGTCGGCGCCAACGGCAACCTCGACCTCGACTGGTTCACCCGCCACCTCCCCGCCGACGGCACCGTCCAGGTCCGCGACATCACGCCGGGCACCTGCTGCGTCGGCCTGTGGGGCCCGCTGGCCCGCAAGGTCCTCCAGCCCCTGACGGACGAGGACTTCTCCAACGAGGGCCTGAAGTACTTCCGCGCCAAGCGCGCCTACGTCGGCAGCGTCCCGGTGACGGCGATGCGGCTGTCGTACGTCGGTGAACTCGGCTGGGAGCTGTACACCACCGCCGATCAGGGACAGAAACTCTGGGACACCCTCTGGCAGGCGGCGCGGCCGCTCGGCGGCGTCGTCGCCGGGCGCGGCGCCTTCAACAGCCTCCGCCTGGAGAAGGGTTACCGCTCCTTCGGCACCGACATGACCTACGAGCACGACCCCTACGAGGCGGGCGTCGGCTTCGCCGTCAAGCTCGACAAGGGCGACTTCATCGGCAAGGCGGCGCTGGAGCGCCGCAAGTCCGCCGTCCGGCGCAGGCTGACCTGCCTCACCGTGGACGACCCGCACTCGGTCGTCCTCGGCAAGGAGCCGGTCTACGACGGCGACCGGGCGGTCGGTTACGTCACCAGCGCCGCCTACGGCTACACCATCGGCAAGGGCATCGCCTACGCCTGGCTCCCGACGGAACTCACCGCCCCCGGCACCACCGTGCACATCGGCTACTTCGACCGGCGCATCGAGGCGGTGGTGGCCGAGGAGCCCCTGTTCGACCCCACCATGTCCCGTCTCCGTGGCTGA
- a CDS encoding bifunctional methylenetetrahydrofolate dehydrogenase/methenyltetrahydrofolate cyclohydrolase has protein sequence MTAQTLDGRATAAAIRRELAERVAKSTATTGRPPGLGTVLVGDDPGSHAYVAGKHRDCAQVGIASIRRDLPADASQRQVEDTIDELNADPDCTGYIVQLPLPHHLDAGAVLERMDPAKDADGLHPVNLGRLTLGVDAPLPCTPRGIVELLRRHDVPLAGARVCVIGRGVTVGRPLGLLLTRRSENSTVTLCHTGTKGLAWHVREADIVVAAAGSPGLITKDMLRPGAAVLDVGITRTDDGLVGDVHPDAAQVAGWLAPMPGGVGPMTRAMLLANVVEAAERNANTV, from the coding sequence ATGACCGCGCAGACACTCGACGGCAGGGCGACCGCCGCCGCGATACGCCGCGAACTCGCCGAGCGCGTGGCCAAGTCGACCGCCACCACCGGCCGCCCACCGGGCCTCGGCACCGTGCTGGTCGGCGACGACCCGGGCAGCCACGCCTACGTCGCCGGCAAGCACCGCGACTGTGCCCAGGTGGGCATCGCCTCCATCCGCCGGGACCTGCCCGCCGACGCCTCCCAGCGCCAGGTCGAGGACACGATCGACGAGCTGAACGCCGACCCGGACTGCACCGGCTACATCGTCCAACTCCCGCTCCCGCACCACCTGGACGCGGGCGCCGTACTCGAACGCATGGACCCGGCCAAGGACGCCGACGGACTGCACCCCGTCAACCTCGGCCGCCTCACCCTGGGCGTCGATGCTCCACTGCCGTGCACCCCGCGCGGCATCGTCGAACTGCTCCGCCGCCACGACGTACCCCTCGCCGGAGCACGCGTCTGCGTGATCGGCCGGGGCGTCACCGTGGGCCGCCCGCTCGGCCTCCTCCTCACCCGCCGCTCCGAGAACTCCACCGTCACCTTGTGCCACACCGGCACCAAGGGCCTGGCCTGGCATGTACGCGAGGCCGACATCGTGGTGGCCGCCGCCGGCTCGCCCGGACTGATCACCAAGGACATGCTCCGCCCCGGCGCGGCCGTCCTGGACGTCGGCATCACCCGCACCGACGACGGCCTGGTCGGCGACGTCCACCCGGACGCCGCTCAGGTCGCCGGATGGCTCGCGCCCATGCCCGGCGGCGTGGGCCCCATGACCCGGGCGATGCTGCTGGCCAACGTCGTCGAGGCCGCCGAGAGGAACGCGAACACCGTATGA
- a CDS encoding sarcosine oxidase subunit alpha family protein, with protein MLLIPCPWCGPRDEAEFHYGGQAHVPYPEDPASLTDEDWSRYLFFRANPKGPFAERWTHTAGCRRWFNALRDTSTNEILTVYRTGEERPPTPEPRPVFPARPAFEDEAPSGPTGVQGAEPLQDGTGRGGGGETQPFRHATRGRIDRDTPLTFTFDGTEYQGYRGDTLASALLANGVIQTGTSIKLGRPRGIFSAGVEEPNAVIQIEEPFPEPMLPATTVELYDGLVATSLSGQGRLATTPDPARYDAAHAHCDLLIVGAGPAGLAAATAAVNTGARVILADDQPHPGGSLLSTAEHLDWVQEITARLADAPEVRVLPRTTVFGHYDDNHLLAVERRTNHLGAAAPENVSRERVWRIRARRVVLATGAHERSLAFADNDRPGVMLASSARAHVNRHGALPGRHAVVFTTNDSAYAAALDLAGAGLAITAIVDTRPAPGEWADRARAVGIEVLPGHAVTATEGDPRLSTVTVAPYGESAGRRQFAADLLLVSGGWNPVTHLFSQSGGKLRHDEALGSFVPDTCRQQVEVAGSASGTLDLATVLAQGAAAGARAVEAEGYRPGTPSLPQVPAQPRQTPPMHVYVVPGGTANAPRFVDLQRDVTVADLARATGAGLHSVEHTKRYTTAGTANDQGKTSGVLAGGVVAELLGVDISALGTTTFRPPYTPVSFAALAGRDRGALSDPVRTTAIHEWHVAHGALFENVGQWKRPWYYPQDGEDMAAAVLRECRTTRESVGFMDASTLGKIDVQGPDAGIFLDRLYTNMMSTLKVGMIRYGVMCRPDGMVFDDGTVMRVAQDRFLTTTTTGNAAAVLDWMEEWLQTEWPELKVHCTSVTEQWATVALVGPKSREVLGSLAPELAVANEDFPFMAWRGTTVAGIEARVCRISFSGELAYEINVSPWHALALWEAVHEAGAPYGITPYGTETMHVLRAEKGYPIIGQDTDGTVTPQDLGMSWVVSKKKRDFIGKRSHARADTARPDRKHLVGLLPDDPGTFLPEGTHLIADGVPLTPPVPMLGHVTSSYRSAALGRTFALALIKGGRDRIGERLYAPVGDRLVPVTVASPVLYDPEGARRDG; from the coding sequence ATGCTGCTCATCCCCTGCCCGTGGTGCGGGCCCCGCGACGAGGCCGAGTTCCACTACGGCGGCCAGGCACACGTTCCGTACCCGGAGGACCCCGCATCCCTCACCGACGAGGACTGGTCCCGCTACCTCTTCTTCCGAGCCAACCCCAAGGGCCCCTTCGCCGAGCGCTGGACCCACACAGCAGGCTGCCGCCGCTGGTTCAACGCGCTACGAGACACCTCGACGAACGAGATCCTGACGGTGTACAGGACAGGGGAGGAACGCCCACCGACACCAGAACCGAGGCCGGTATTTCCAGCCCGTCCGGCGTTCGAGGACGAGGCCCCTTCAGGGCCGACGGGGGTCCAGGGGGCGGAGCCCCTTCAGGATGGGACGGGTAGGGGCGGCGGGGGCGAGACTCAGCCGTTCCGCCACGCGACCCGCGGCCGCATCGACCGCGACACCCCCCTCACCTTCACCTTCGACGGCACCGAGTACCAGGGCTACCGCGGCGACACCCTCGCCTCCGCACTGCTGGCGAACGGCGTCATCCAGACCGGCACCAGCATCAAACTCGGCCGCCCCCGAGGCATCTTCTCCGCAGGCGTCGAAGAACCCAACGCGGTCATCCAGATCGAGGAACCCTTCCCCGAGCCGATGCTGCCCGCAACGACCGTCGAGCTGTACGACGGCCTCGTGGCCACCAGCCTCTCCGGCCAGGGCCGCCTCGCCACCACCCCCGACCCCGCCCGCTACGACGCCGCACACGCCCACTGCGACCTGCTGATCGTCGGCGCAGGCCCCGCCGGCCTCGCCGCGGCGACCGCCGCAGTGAACACCGGCGCCCGAGTCATCCTCGCCGACGACCAGCCACACCCCGGCGGCAGCCTCCTGTCCACGGCCGAACACCTCGACTGGGTACAGGAGATCACCGCCCGACTGGCCGATGCCCCCGAGGTCCGAGTGCTGCCCCGCACGACCGTCTTCGGCCACTACGACGACAACCACCTCCTCGCCGTCGAACGCCGCACCAACCACCTCGGCGCCGCAGCCCCGGAAAACGTCTCCCGCGAACGCGTCTGGCGCATCCGAGCCCGCAGAGTCGTCCTCGCCACCGGCGCTCACGAACGCTCACTCGCCTTCGCGGACAACGACCGCCCCGGAGTGATGCTGGCCTCCTCGGCCCGCGCCCACGTCAACCGGCACGGCGCCCTGCCCGGCCGCCACGCGGTCGTCTTCACGACCAATGACAGTGCCTATGCGGCGGCGCTGGACCTGGCCGGGGCCGGCCTCGCCATCACGGCGATCGTCGACACCCGCCCCGCACCGGGGGAGTGGGCCGACCGCGCGAGGGCAGTCGGCATCGAGGTACTGCCCGGCCACGCCGTCACCGCCACGGAAGGCGACCCACGCCTCTCCACCGTCACCGTCGCCCCGTACGGAGAGTCCGCCGGACGGCGCCAGTTCGCCGCCGACCTGCTGCTGGTCTCCGGCGGCTGGAACCCGGTGACACACCTGTTCAGCCAGTCCGGCGGCAAGCTCCGCCACGACGAAGCCCTGGGCTCCTTCGTCCCCGACACCTGCCGTCAGCAGGTCGAGGTCGCGGGCAGTGCGAGCGGCACCCTCGACCTGGCGACGGTCCTGGCACAGGGCGCGGCGGCCGGTGCGCGCGCCGTCGAGGCCGAGGGATACCGGCCCGGGACGCCGAGCCTCCCGCAGGTACCCGCGCAGCCGCGGCAGACGCCACCCATGCACGTGTACGTCGTCCCGGGCGGCACCGCCAACGCCCCCCGCTTCGTGGACCTCCAACGCGACGTCACCGTCGCCGACTTGGCCCGCGCGACCGGCGCCGGCCTGCACTCGGTCGAGCACACCAAGCGCTACACCACCGCCGGCACCGCCAACGACCAGGGCAAGACCTCAGGCGTCCTGGCCGGCGGCGTGGTGGCCGAACTGCTCGGCGTGGACATCTCCGCGCTCGGCACCACCACGTTCCGCCCGCCGTACACCCCGGTCTCCTTCGCAGCCCTCGCGGGCCGCGACCGAGGCGCGCTGAGCGACCCGGTCCGCACCACGGCCATCCACGAGTGGCATGTCGCGCACGGCGCCCTCTTCGAGAACGTCGGCCAGTGGAAGCGCCCCTGGTACTACCCGCAGGACGGCGAGGACATGGCAGCCGCGGTGCTGCGCGAGTGCCGGACCACCCGAGAGAGCGTCGGCTTCATGGACGCCTCCACCCTCGGCAAGATCGACGTACAGGGTCCGGACGCCGGCATCTTCCTGGACCGGCTCTACACCAACATGATGAGCACCCTGAAGGTCGGCATGATCCGCTACGGCGTCATGTGCCGCCCGGACGGCATGGTCTTCGACGACGGCACCGTCATGCGCGTCGCCCAGGACCGCTTCCTCACCACCACGACGACGGGCAACGCCGCCGCCGTACTGGACTGGATGGAGGAGTGGCTCCAGACCGAGTGGCCCGAGCTGAAGGTCCACTGCACATCGGTGACCGAGCAGTGGGCGACGGTCGCCCTCGTGGGCCCGAAGTCCCGCGAGGTGCTCGGCTCGCTGGCGCCCGAACTGGCCGTCGCCAACGAGGACTTCCCCTTCATGGCCTGGCGCGGGACGACCGTCGCCGGCATCGAGGCCCGGGTCTGCCGGATCAGCTTCTCCGGCGAACTCGCCTACGAGATCAATGTGTCACCGTGGCACGCCCTCGCCCTCTGGGAGGCCGTGCACGAGGCCGGTGCCCCGTACGGCATCACCCCGTACGGCACGGAGACGATGCACGTCCTGCGGGCCGAGAAGGGCTACCCGATCATCGGCCAGGACACCGACGGCACGGTCACCCCCCAGGACCTCGGCATGAGTTGGGTGGTGTCGAAGAAGAAGCGGGACTTCATCGGCAAGCGGTCCCACGCCCGGGCGGACACCGCCCGCCCCGACCGCAAACACCTGGTCGGCCTCCTCCCCGACGACCCGGGAACCTTCCTCCCGGAGGGCACCCACCTGATCGCCGACGGTGTGCCGCTGACACCACCGGTCCCCATGCTCGGCCATGTCACGTCCAGCTACCGCAGCGCGGCGCTCGGCCGCACCTTCGCACTCGCCCTGATCAAGGGCGGCCGTGACCGCATCGGCGAGCGGCTGTACGCACCCGTGGGCGACCGGCTGGTTCCAGTCACCGTCGCAAGCCCCGTCCTCTACGACCCCGAGGGAGCCCGCCGCGATGGCTGA
- a CDS encoding ABC transporter substrate-binding protein, whose product MARQARQWRVGAAGIAVLGLTLTACGGAKVGDSSSDAGGSGSSGKCGTFNIAVNPWVGYEANAAVIAHVAENDLGCKVTKKDLKEEIAWQGFGTGEVDAVVENWGHDDLKKKYITDQKTAVDAGATGNEGLIGWYVPPWLAKEHPDILDWNNLDKYAAEFKTSESGGKGQLLDGDPSFVTNDESLVKNLKLDYKVVYAGSETALIQAFRKAEKDKEWVIGYFYEPQWFMSEVPLEKIKLPEYKEGCDADPEKISCDYPVYKLDKIVSAKFAKSGSPAYDLVKNFTWTNDDQNVVAKYIAVDKMTPEAAAEKWVEANRDKVEAWIK is encoded by the coding sequence ATGGCAAGGCAAGCAAGACAGTGGCGAGTCGGCGCGGCCGGCATAGCGGTCCTCGGCCTCACCCTCACCGCCTGCGGTGGTGCGAAGGTCGGTGACAGCTCCTCGGACGCCGGTGGTTCCGGCAGTTCCGGCAAGTGCGGCACCTTCAACATCGCGGTCAACCCGTGGGTGGGCTACGAGGCCAACGCGGCGGTCATCGCGCACGTCGCGGAGAACGACCTCGGCTGCAAGGTCACCAAGAAGGACCTGAAGGAGGAGATCGCCTGGCAGGGCTTCGGCACCGGTGAGGTCGACGCCGTCGTGGAGAACTGGGGCCACGACGACCTGAAGAAGAAGTACATCACCGACCAGAAGACCGCCGTCGACGCCGGAGCCACCGGCAACGAAGGCCTCATCGGCTGGTACGTGCCGCCGTGGCTGGCCAAGGAGCACCCGGACATCCTCGACTGGAACAACCTCGACAAGTACGCGGCCGAGTTCAAGACCTCCGAGTCCGGAGGCAAGGGCCAACTCCTCGACGGCGACCCGTCGTTCGTCACCAACGACGAGTCGCTGGTGAAGAACCTGAAGCTGGACTACAAGGTCGTGTACGCGGGCAGCGAGACCGCGCTCATCCAGGCCTTCCGCAAGGCGGAGAAGGACAAGGAATGGGTGATCGGCTACTTCTACGAGCCGCAGTGGTTCATGTCCGAGGTGCCGCTGGAGAAGATCAAGCTGCCCGAGTACAAGGAGGGCTGCGACGCCGACCCGGAGAAGATCAGCTGCGACTACCCGGTGTACAAGCTGGACAAGATCGTCAGCGCGAAGTTCGCCAAGTCCGGCAGCCCGGCCTATGACCTGGTGAAGAACTTCACCTGGACCAACGACGACCAGAACGTCGTGGCGAAGTACATCGCGGTGGACAAGATGACGCCCGAGGCCGCGGCGGAGAAGTGGGTCGAGGCCAACCGCGACAAGGTGGAGGCCTGGATCAAGTAA
- a CDS encoding ABC transporter permease → MTVAIEKPQKTGPAEPPVTPAEQIRKISRSMVIGAILVVWLVLFAVLRGKQTLSLAAADLTDLHRWINDLNDSIGANRNSNPLFLYFFNEIRLVIDTLVTFVQELISQPTDARPVPQIGWLGVVGIAGYVSWAVGNWRVALLAVAGFTFLGLQGLWQESMDTLALTLSAVFVALLFAIPLGVWAGLSDRVNRIITPLLDFMQTMPTFVYLAPLTLFFLIGGASATIATVIYAAPPAIRITAHAIRNVPKTTVEAADSLGATRRQSLLKVLLPMSKRTVVMGVNQTIMAALAMVTIAALIDAPGLGKTVVQALQSLDVGTAFNAGLAIVVMAIVLDRVTTAASAREEAARRSKNRFRTWRRPLLSAGAAVTAVLVYLSHTYLWAAEFPGEGSTGSAIADGADSVTTWAQDNLSGITNAFRDAITNGLLNPFQTLLTDSPWWLVGAVLIALAVVLGGPRSGITTAVCVSLLVGTGLWSDGMTTLASTLVATVLVMVLGLVFGVWMGRSALVDRLIRPSLDAAQVMPPFVYLVPFLALFGATRFTAIVAAVVYAAPVAVKIIADGIRAVPATTVEAATSAGCNTWQIITKVQLPMARSALTLATNQGLIYVLSMVVVGGLVGAGALGYDVVAGFSQGQLYGKGLAAGLAIVLLGVMFDRITQAAARRTSA, encoded by the coding sequence ATGACCGTCGCCATCGAGAAACCCCAGAAGACGGGCCCGGCCGAACCACCGGTGACCCCCGCCGAACAGATCCGCAAAATCAGCCGCTCCATGGTGATCGGCGCCATCCTGGTCGTCTGGCTGGTGCTGTTCGCCGTACTGCGCGGAAAGCAGACGCTCTCCCTTGCCGCGGCCGACCTCACCGATCTGCACCGGTGGATCAACGACCTCAACGACTCCATCGGCGCCAACCGCAATTCCAACCCGCTCTTCCTCTACTTCTTCAACGAGATCCGCCTCGTCATCGACACCCTGGTGACCTTCGTCCAGGAGCTGATCTCCCAGCCGACCGATGCCCGCCCGGTCCCGCAGATCGGCTGGCTCGGCGTCGTCGGCATCGCCGGCTATGTCTCCTGGGCCGTGGGCAACTGGCGTGTCGCGCTGCTGGCCGTGGCGGGCTTCACCTTCCTGGGCCTCCAGGGCCTGTGGCAGGAGAGCATGGACACCCTGGCGCTGACCCTCTCCGCGGTCTTCGTGGCGCTGCTGTTCGCGATCCCGCTGGGGGTGTGGGCGGGCCTGTCCGACCGGGTCAACCGGATCATCACGCCTCTGCTCGACTTCATGCAGACGATGCCGACCTTCGTCTATCTGGCCCCGCTCACGCTGTTCTTCCTCATCGGCGGCGCCTCCGCCACCATCGCCACCGTCATCTACGCGGCCCCGCCCGCGATCCGCATCACCGCGCACGCCATCCGCAACGTGCCGAAGACGACCGTGGAGGCGGCCGACTCGCTGGGCGCGACCCGACGGCAGTCCCTGCTGAAGGTCCTGCTGCCGATGTCCAAGCGGACCGTGGTGATGGGCGTCAACCAGACCATCATGGCCGCCCTGGCCATGGTGACCATCGCCGCCCTGATCGACGCCCCCGGCCTCGGCAAGACCGTCGTGCAGGCCCTCCAGTCGCTCGACGTCGGCACCGCCTTCAACGCGGGCCTCGCCATCGTCGTCATGGCGATCGTCCTGGACCGCGTCACCACGGCGGCGAGCGCCCGCGAGGAGGCCGCCCGGCGCTCGAAGAACCGCTTCCGGACCTGGCGCCGCCCCCTGCTGAGCGCGGGTGCGGCGGTCACCGCCGTCCTCGTCTACCTTTCGCACACCTACCTCTGGGCGGCGGAGTTCCCCGGCGAGGGCAGCACCGGCAGCGCCATCGCCGACGGGGCGGACTCGGTGACCACCTGGGCGCAGGACAACCTGTCCGGGATCACCAACGCCTTCCGCGACGCCATCACCAACGGTCTGCTCAACCCCTTCCAGACCCTGCTCACCGACTCTCCCTGGTGGCTCGTCGGCGCGGTGCTGATCGCGTTGGCCGTGGTGCTCGGCGGCCCCCGCTCGGGCATCACCACGGCCGTGTGCGTGAGCCTGCTGGTCGGCACCGGCCTGTGGTCGGACGGCATGACGACGCTGGCCTCGACGCTCGTCGCGACCGTGCTGGTGATGGTGCTCGGCCTCGTCTTCGGGGTGTGGATGGGGCGCAGCGCGCTGGTGGACCGGCTGATCCGGCCCAGCCTGGACGCGGCCCAGGTCATGCCGCCGTTCGTCTATCTCGTGCCCTTCCTCGCACTGTTCGGCGCCACCCGCTTCACGGCCATCGTCGCCGCCGTCGTCTACGCGGCACCCGTCGCCGTGAAGATCATCGCGGACGGGATCCGGGCCGTGCCCGCCACCACCGTGGAAGCGGCCACCTCCGCCGGGTGCAACACCTGGCAGATCATCACCAAGGTCCAGCTGCCGATGGCACGCAGCGCCCTGACCCTCGCGACCAACCAGGGCCTGATCTATGTGCTGTCGATGGTTGTGGTGGGCGGCCTGGTGGGAGCCGGCGCCCTCGGCTACGACGTCGTGGCCGGTTTCTCGCAGGGCCAGTTGTACGGGAAGGGGCTCGCCGCGGGGCTCGCCATCGTCCTTCTCGGTGTCATGTTCGACCGGATCACTCAGGCAGCGGCGCGGCGTACCAGCGCGTAA
- a CDS encoding sarcosine oxidase subunit beta family protein — protein MSPRTPGADLPDHPDFLWRTPDPKRSYDVVIVGGGGHGLATAHYLARNHGITNVAVLEKGWLAGGNMARNTTIIRSNYLWDESAGIYEHALKLWEGLAEELDYPILFSQRGVLNLAHSLQDVRDSVRRVEANRLNGVDAEWLDAEGVREVCPIVNISPDVRYPVLGATYQPRAGIAKHDYVAWGLARSADAAGIDIIQNCEVTGLDVVAGRVTGVRTNLGPIAAGKVALCSAGHTSVLAAMAGIELPLQSHPLQALVSELLEPVHPTVVMSNAVHVYVSQAHKGELVMGAGIDAYNSYTQRGAFHIIEEQMSAALELFPVFARAHVLRTWGGIVDVSPDASPIIGLTPVDNLYLNCGWGTGGFKATPGVGWVYADTIANDTPHALNAPFSLDRFTTGALVDEHGAAAVAH, from the coding sequence ATGAGCCCCCGCACCCCCGGCGCCGACCTCCCCGACCACCCCGACTTCCTGTGGCGTACCCCCGACCCGAAGCGGTCGTACGACGTGGTGATCGTCGGCGGCGGCGGACACGGCCTCGCCACCGCGCACTACCTCGCCAGGAACCACGGCATCACCAATGTCGCGGTGCTGGAGAAGGGCTGGCTCGCGGGCGGCAACATGGCCCGCAACACCACGATCATCCGCTCCAACTACCTGTGGGACGAGAGCGCAGGCATCTACGAGCACGCGCTCAAGCTCTGGGAGGGCCTGGCCGAGGAGCTGGACTACCCGATCCTCTTCTCCCAGCGAGGCGTGCTGAACCTCGCCCACAGCCTCCAGGACGTCCGCGACAGTGTGCGCCGAGTGGAGGCGAACCGCCTCAACGGCGTGGACGCGGAGTGGCTCGACGCGGAGGGCGTGCGCGAGGTCTGCCCGATCGTCAACATCTCCCCGGACGTGCGCTACCCGGTCCTGGGCGCCACGTACCAGCCCCGCGCCGGTATCGCCAAGCACGACTACGTGGCCTGGGGCCTGGCCCGCTCGGCGGACGCGGCGGGCATCGACATCATCCAGAACTGCGAGGTCACGGGCCTGGACGTGGTCGCCGGCCGAGTGACCGGAGTCCGGACGAATCTGGGCCCGATCGCGGCGGGCAAGGTGGCCCTGTGCTCGGCGGGCCACACCTCGGTCCTGGCGGCCATGGCCGGCATCGAACTCCCCCTCCAGAGCCACCCGTTGCAGGCCCTGGTCTCGGAGCTGCTGGAACCGGTCCACCCGACGGTCGTCATGTCCAACGCGGTCCATGTGTACGTCAGCCAGGCCCACAAGGGCGAGTTGGTGATGGGCGCCGGCATCGACGCGTACAACTCCTACACCCAGCGCGGCGCCTTCCACATCATCGAGGAGCAGATGTCGGCGGCCCTGGAGCTGTTCCCGGTCTTCGCCCGCGCCCACGTCCTGCGCACCTGGGGCGGCATCGTCGACGTCAGCCCCGACGCCTCACCGATCATCGGCCTCACCCCGGTGGACAACCTCTACCTCAACTGCGGCTGGGGAACGGGCGGTTTCAAGGCCACGCCGGGCGTCGGCTGGGTCTACGCCGACACGATCGCCAACGACACCCCGCACGCCCTCAACGCTCCCTTCTCGCTCGACCGTTTCACCACCGGCGCGCTCGTCGACGAGCACGGCGCGGCTGCGGTGGCCCACTAG